The following proteins are co-located in the Pseudomonas sp. DY-1 genome:
- a CDS encoding methyltransferase, producing MTSPAPLQGPHLRERFTALDEFLCAHQSIWRPAPFTELTLPWESEHPELAVWLRERSLADADAIHNRPEELQAPAPYPQLAARSAELCRIGELPAVWTETLPNAFTVDVPGRKWQQINAFASRLGFRQSSEHWLDWCAGKGHLGRRLAHDGTPLTCIELDPRLVAGGQQLSQRLGLAAQHREQDALADNAIRHVAAEHTAVALHACGDLHVRLLQLASEAGCRQLAVAPCCYNRIRTPSYEPLSAAAKASTLHLSRADLRLPMSETVTAGARDRRQRDNSMARRLAFDLLQRKLTGEDSYLTVPSLATNWLDKPFSAYCVDLCELKALPQPAECDWKALEIAGWQRLAVVRNLELPRSLFRRPLELWLLLDRALYLEEQGYQVRLGSFCPTQLTPRNILILAER from the coding sequence ATGACCAGCCCCGCGCCCCTCCAAGGCCCGCACCTGCGGGAACGCTTCACCGCCCTCGATGAATTCCTCTGCGCGCATCAGTCGATCTGGCGACCGGCCCCCTTCACCGAACTGACGCTGCCTTGGGAGAGCGAGCATCCTGAGCTGGCCGTATGGCTCCGCGAACGCTCCCTGGCCGATGCCGACGCCATCCACAATCGCCCTGAAGAATTGCAGGCGCCGGCCCCTTATCCACAGCTTGCAGCTCGCTCCGCCGAACTTTGCCGCATTGGCGAACTGCCCGCGGTATGGACAGAAACGCTACCCAATGCCTTCACGGTGGACGTGCCCGGACGCAAATGGCAGCAGATCAATGCCTTCGCCAGCCGACTGGGTTTTCGCCAGTCCTCAGAGCATTGGCTGGACTGGTGCGCCGGCAAGGGGCACCTGGGGCGGCGCCTGGCCCATGACGGCACACCACTGACCTGCATCGAACTCGACCCGCGGCTGGTAGCTGGTGGCCAGCAACTCAGCCAGCGTCTTGGTCTCGCCGCCCAGCACCGCGAGCAAGATGCCCTGGCCGACAACGCCATACGCCACGTTGCGGCCGAGCACACCGCGGTTGCGCTGCACGCCTGTGGCGATCTGCATGTGCGCCTGCTGCAACTGGCCAGCGAGGCCGGTTGCCGCCAACTGGCCGTCGCCCCCTGCTGCTACAACCGCATCCGGACGCCGAGCTATGAGCCGCTTTCCGCAGCAGCCAAGGCGTCCACACTGCATCTCAGCCGAGCCGACCTGCGCCTGCCGATGAGCGAAACCGTCACCGCCGGCGCTCGCGACCGCCGCCAGCGCGACAACTCCATGGCACGAAGGCTGGCGTTCGACCTGCTGCAACGGAAATTGACTGGCGAAGACAGCTACCTAACCGTTCCCTCTCTCGCCACCAACTGGCTGGACAAGCCATTCTCCGCGTACTGCGTGGACCTCTGCGAGCTAAAGGCACTCCCTCAGCCAGCAGAATGCGACTGGAAGGCACTGGAAATCGCCGGCTGGCAACGATTAGCCGTGGTGCGCAACCTGGAACTCCCCCGCAGCCTGTTCCGTCGGCCCCTGGAACTCTGGCTGCTACTGGACCGAGCCTTGTATCTCGAGGAGCAGGGCTACCAGGTGAGGCTCGGCAGCTTCTGCCCTACTCAGCTCACCCCACGGAACATCCTGATTCTGGCCGAACGCTGA
- a CDS encoding heme NO-binding domain-containing protein: MKGIVFNLLEEVVTRHQGEDAWDALLDGSGLDGVYTALGSYPDEHIYRLVAAAAEALDMPSFEVLRWFGREAMPLLAKRYPAYFDAHDSTHSFILSVNQIIHPEVRMIYPGADVPTFGFRDDPDGTLMMTYRSPRRLCALAHGFIEGAAMHFGESLGIDHLACMHRGDNECRCRITFYGNCQG, translated from the coding sequence ATGAAGGGAATCGTCTTCAACCTGCTCGAAGAAGTGGTCACCCGGCACCAGGGCGAAGATGCCTGGGACGCCCTTTTGGATGGCAGCGGCCTGGACGGTGTATACACGGCCCTCGGCAGCTACCCCGACGAGCACATCTACCGCCTGGTGGCCGCCGCCGCCGAGGCCCTCGACATGCCCTCCTTCGAAGTGCTGCGCTGGTTCGGCCGCGAGGCCATGCCGTTATTAGCCAAACGCTACCCGGCCTATTTCGATGCCCACGACTCGACGCACTCCTTCATCCTCAGCGTCAATCAGATCATTCATCCCGAAGTTCGCATGATCTATCCCGGCGCGGACGTTCCCACTTTCGGGTTCCGCGACGACCCCGACGGCACACTGATGATGACCTACCGCTCGCCACGCCGCCTATGTGCACTGGCCCACGGCTTCATCGAGGGTGCGGCGATGCATTTTGGAGAGTCTCTGGGCATCGACCACCTTGCCTGCATGCACCGCGGCGACAATGAATGCCGCTGCCGAATCACCTTCTACGGCAATTGCCAGGGCTGA
- the cysC gene encoding adenylyl-sulfate kinase — MIQKGIVWHQGNVTRQEREGLLQQAGVTIWLTGLSASGKSTLAFALERRLLSAGRACFTLDGDNVRHGLNRNLGFSIQDRSENIRRVAEVARLMNEAGLIVVVALISPLRADRLMAKEVIGAECFKEVYVSTPLEACEARDPKGLYGKARAGELAEFTGISSPYESPPMPDLIINTLEAHIDDAVEQLYGLIKSS; from the coding sequence ATGATTCAGAAAGGTATCGTGTGGCATCAGGGTAATGTGACCCGCCAAGAGCGAGAAGGATTACTGCAGCAGGCCGGCGTCACGATCTGGTTGACCGGCTTGAGCGCATCCGGCAAGTCGACACTGGCATTCGCTCTGGAGCGTCGATTGCTTTCGGCCGGAAGGGCCTGCTTCACCCTGGACGGGGATAATGTCCGCCACGGCCTGAACAGGAATTTGGGGTTCTCCATTCAGGACCGCTCGGAAAATATCAGAAGGGTGGCTGAAGTTGCCCGGTTGATGAACGAGGCGGGACTGATAGTGGTCGTTGCGTTGATCTCGCCATTGCGTGCCGATCGGCTCATGGCAAAAGAGGTCATTGGTGCGGAGTGCTTCAAGGAAGTGTATGTCAGCACTCCACTCGAGGCCTGCGAGGCCAGGGATCCGAAAGGGCTCTATGGAAAAGCAAGGGCGGGAGAGCTCGCCGAGTTCACCGGGATATCTTCGCCCTACGAGTCTCCTCCTATGCCCGATCTGATCATCAATACACTTGAAGCGCATATTGATGATGCAGTCGAGCAGCTTTACGGACTTATCAAGAGTTCCTGA
- a CDS encoding ABC transporter permease, producing the protein MNWEVILKYLPQLAQGAVLTLELVTIAVVAGLILALPMGIARASRHWYVRALPYGYIFFFRGTPLLVQLFLVYYGLAQFESVRKGPLWPYLRDPFWCAVITMTMHTAAYIAEILRGAIQAVPPGEIEAARALGMSRFQALVYIILPRAARIGLPAYSNEVILMIKASALASTVTLLELTGMARTIIARTYLPVEIFFAAGLFYLLIAYVLVRAFRLLEHKLRVDALQGR; encoded by the coding sequence ATGAACTGGGAAGTCATCCTCAAATACCTGCCGCAACTGGCCCAAGGCGCAGTCCTGACCCTGGAGCTGGTGACCATTGCGGTGGTCGCCGGCCTGATCCTCGCGCTGCCAATGGGCATCGCCCGCGCATCGCGCCACTGGTACGTTCGCGCCCTGCCCTACGGCTACATTTTCTTCTTCCGTGGCACGCCGCTGCTGGTGCAACTCTTCCTGGTCTACTACGGCCTGGCGCAGTTTGAATCGGTGCGCAAAGGCCCGCTCTGGCCCTACCTGCGCGACCCGTTCTGGTGCGCCGTGATCACCATGACCATGCACACGGCGGCCTACATCGCCGAAATCCTGCGTGGTGCCATCCAGGCCGTTCCGCCAGGCGAGATCGAGGCAGCACGGGCGCTCGGCATGTCACGCTTCCAGGCACTGGTCTACATCATCCTGCCGCGCGCCGCGCGCATCGGCCTGCCCGCCTACAGCAACGAAGTGATCCTGATGATCAAGGCCAGCGCCCTGGCCAGTACCGTCACCTTGCTGGAACTCACCGGCATGGCGCGGACGATCATCGCCCGCACCTACCTGCCGGTGGAGATATTCTTTGCCGCCGGCCTCTTCTACCTGCTGATCGCCTACGTGTTGGTTCGGGCCTTCCGCCTGCTCGAGCACAAACTGCGGGTGGATGCCCTCCAGGGCCGCTGA
- a CDS encoding ABC transporter permease yields MTLDLYGFGPALAAGTLMTIKLALSALAVGLVLGLLGALARTSSIKPLQWLGGTYSTIVRGVPELLWVLLIYFGTVNLMRTLGEWLGLPELELNAFAAGTIALGLCFGSYATEVFRGAILAIPKGHREAGMALGLSKARILWRVILPQMWRIALPGLGNLFMILMKDTALVSVIGLEEIMRRSQIAVTASKQPFTFYMVAAFIYLGLTILAMIGMHWLEKRAGRGFKRSAA; encoded by the coding sequence ATGACCCTCGACCTTTACGGATTCGGCCCAGCCCTGGCCGCGGGCACCCTCATGACCATCAAGTTGGCGCTTTCCGCGCTGGCGGTGGGACTGGTGCTCGGCCTGCTCGGTGCATTGGCCAGGACTTCCTCCATCAAGCCACTGCAGTGGCTGGGTGGCACCTATTCCACCATCGTGCGCGGGGTCCCCGAGCTGCTCTGGGTGCTGCTGATCTACTTCGGCACGGTCAACCTGATGCGCACCCTTGGCGAATGGCTGGGCCTTCCAGAACTGGAACTCAACGCCTTCGCCGCCGGCACCATTGCCCTGGGCCTGTGCTTCGGCTCCTACGCCACCGAAGTCTTCCGCGGCGCCATCCTGGCCATACCGAAAGGACACAGAGAAGCCGGCATGGCCCTCGGACTGTCCAAGGCGCGCATCCTCTGGCGGGTCATCCTGCCGCAGATGTGGCGCATCGCTCTGCCGGGTCTGGGCAACCTGTTCATGATCCTGATGAAAGACACCGCACTGGTCTCCGTGATCGGCCTCGAGGAAATCATGCGTCGTTCGCAGATCGCCGTGACCGCCAGCAAGCAGCCGTTCACCTTCTACATGGTGGCCGCCTTCATCTACCTGGGCCTGACCATCCTTGCGATGATCGGCATGCATTGGCTTGAGAAGCGCGCAGGCCGTGGCTTCAAGCGGAGCGCAGCATGA
- a CDS encoding ABC transporter ATP-binding protein, protein MAQATPALEIRNLHKRYGDLEVLKGISLTANDGDVISILGSSGSGKSTFLRCINLLENPHQGQILVAGEELKLKQSRTGELVAADNKQINRMRSEIGFVFQNFNLWPHMTVLDNIIEAPRRVLGQSKAEATEIAEALLAKVGIADKRHVYPTQLSGGQQQRAAIARTLAMQPKVILFDEPTSALDPEMVQEVLNVIRALAEEGRTMLLVTHEMNFARNVSSEVVFLHQGLVEEQGPPEKVFDNPQSARCKQFMSSNR, encoded by the coding sequence ATGGCCCAAGCCACGCCAGCGCTTGAAATCCGCAACCTGCACAAACGCTACGGCGATCTCGAAGTGCTCAAGGGCATATCCCTCACCGCCAATGACGGTGATGTGATCTCCATCCTCGGCTCCTCCGGCTCCGGCAAGTCCACCTTCCTGCGCTGCATCAACCTCCTGGAAAACCCTCACCAGGGCCAGATCCTCGTAGCTGGCGAAGAGCTCAAGCTCAAGCAGAGCCGCACAGGCGAATTGGTCGCCGCCGACAACAAGCAGATCAATCGCATGCGCAGCGAGATCGGCTTCGTCTTCCAGAATTTCAACCTCTGGCCGCACATGACGGTGCTCGACAACATCATCGAAGCGCCACGCCGCGTGCTTGGCCAGAGCAAGGCCGAGGCCACCGAAATCGCCGAAGCCCTGCTGGCCAAGGTCGGTATCGCCGACAAGCGCCATGTCTATCCGACCCAGCTTTCCGGCGGCCAGCAGCAGCGTGCGGCCATCGCCCGCACCCTGGCCATGCAACCGAAGGTCATCCTGTTCGATGAACCCACCTCGGCGCTGGACCCGGAAATGGTACAAGAAGTGCTTAACGTGATCCGCGCGCTGGCCGAGGAAGGCCGGACCATGCTGCTGGTCACCCATGAAATGAACTTCGCCCGGAACGTCTCCAGCGAAGTGGTTTTTCTTCACCAGGGACTGGTAGAAGAGCAGGGTCCGCCAGAGAAGGTATTTGACAACCCGCAATCGGCGCGCTGTAAACAATTCATGTCCAGCAATCGCTAA
- a CDS encoding acyltransferase encodes MITSNGSSPTHRNCFDLVRHFAAFMVLFSHHFALSGMTEPSFLGMHSLGGLAVVIFFSISGYLVTKSFVRSANFYDYLEKRARRIFPGLIACSAVVVFVVIPFYVELGYFDYLSEERTWKTFLSASMLLGIRYAGIFSDFIYSGTINGSLWTLPIEFLCYLIVGVVLVFSRTVKAPLALLVVSFVGMLVVRENSINYTFYAISLERLMMFLMVFSLGGVLALTESIWMAKTSRIYLIVASMAVLFVFKGRPEMMVLGNMAICVIVIAFCTSFSESLIAGRFDVSYGVYIYAFPVQQLVINNFSYGLYSEMALSALFTLVLAIASWLLVEKPMLKRGKG; translated from the coding sequence ATGATAACTTCGAACGGCAGCTCGCCAACCCACAGGAACTGCTTTGATCTAGTCCGGCATTTTGCGGCGTTCATGGTGTTGTTCAGCCATCATTTTGCATTATCGGGAATGACAGAGCCTTCTTTTTTGGGTATGCATTCGCTGGGTGGACTGGCAGTTGTAATTTTCTTTTCGATATCTGGCTATCTGGTCACCAAGAGCTTCGTCCGCTCGGCCAACTTCTATGATTATCTGGAGAAGCGGGCGAGGAGGATATTTCCTGGCTTGATTGCCTGCTCTGCGGTAGTCGTATTCGTTGTCATACCTTTTTATGTGGAGCTGGGCTATTTCGACTATCTCAGCGAAGAAAGGACCTGGAAGACCTTCCTTTCGGCGTCCATGCTGCTGGGCATAAGGTATGCGGGAATTTTTTCTGATTTTATCTATAGCGGTACGATAAATGGCAGTCTCTGGACTTTGCCAATCGAGTTTCTGTGCTACCTGATTGTTGGTGTCGTACTGGTTTTCTCCAGAACTGTAAAGGCACCTCTCGCTCTTCTTGTGGTCAGCTTCGTAGGTATGCTGGTTGTTCGGGAAAACTCCATAAATTATACGTTCTATGCGATTTCCCTCGAGCGACTCATGATGTTCCTCATGGTCTTTTCGCTGGGTGGTGTGCTTGCGCTCACCGAGTCTATTTGGATGGCAAAGACCAGTAGGATATATCTGATAGTCGCCTCTATGGCTGTTCTCTTTGTTTTCAAGGGCCGGCCGGAAATGATGGTGCTTGGCAATATGGCGATCTGCGTCATTGTGATCGCATTTTGTACCTCCTTCTCTGAAAGCCTGATTGCCGGACGGTTCGATGTTTCGTACGGGGTTTATATTTACGCCTTCCCTGTGCAGCAACTGGTTATCAATAATTTCAGTTACGGACTTTATTCCGAAATGGCGCTTTCGGCGTTATTCACTCTTGTCCTCGCGATTGCGTCCTGGTTGCTCGTCGAGAAGCCTATGCTCAAGCGGGGCAAGGGCTGA
- a CDS encoding bifunctional diguanylate cyclase/phosphodiesterase, translating to MDGASRDPEADKLRRRLQREHQARLEAEQIAEHGLRELYEKQLQLQLLESIADAANGAATVADGLSFTVASVCQYTGWQIGHAYLTDQVEGEARLRSAAIWHYADEQRFHEFRQVTETMEFPPGFGLPGRVLCSGTPAWIADISQTPEFCRVDAAGQAGLRAAAAFPVLAGSEVVGVLEFFANCVLEPDEKLLHLMAQIGVQMGRVVERKRAEEQLVDAFHDPLTGLPNRALFSDRLSRAVARCNRHREAAFAVLFIDLDRFKLVNDSLGHLAGDLLIIQVATRLGGCLRQTDTLARMGGDEFTILLDCIGNPDAPVRVAERLLDALEPPFLINGEQLYISASIGIAPSDLGYESAEEILRHADLAMYRAKTLGKHRFEMFDHSLHELAVGRLTLETRLRNALQNGEFVLHYQPIVCLASGELVGVEALVRWQVPEGDLVYPGEFIQVAEDTGLILPLGLWVLREACRSVARWQRELPTQPPLTVSINLSARQFAQHDLVLQVGAIINEAGILPDCVHLEITESVSMADSERTIIVLQQLHDLGVRISIDDFGTGYSSLSYLHRFRLDVLKIDRSFMIQLDQCPEGLQIVQTILSLARNLGLEVVAEGVETQRHLTILKSLGCDFGQGYYFAKPLPEPALIALLQDRPQPLGQTGTDPGAFVTPIQ from the coding sequence ATGGACGGTGCATCGCGCGATCCGGAAGCCGACAAACTTCGCCGGCGCCTGCAACGCGAACACCAGGCGCGCCTGGAAGCGGAGCAGATAGCCGAGCACGGCCTGCGCGAACTCTACGAAAAACAACTGCAGCTGCAATTGCTCGAATCCATCGCCGATGCCGCCAACGGTGCCGCGACCGTAGCCGACGGACTGAGTTTCACTGTAGCCAGCGTCTGCCAGTACACCGGCTGGCAGATCGGCCACGCCTACCTGACCGACCAAGTCGAAGGCGAAGCGCGGCTGCGCTCGGCTGCAATCTGGCACTACGCCGATGAGCAGCGCTTCCACGAATTCCGCCAGGTAACCGAAACCATGGAGTTTCCTCCGGGCTTCGGCCTACCTGGCCGCGTGCTCTGCAGCGGCACCCCGGCGTGGATCGCCGATATCAGTCAGACCCCCGAATTTTGCCGCGTGGATGCCGCGGGCCAAGCCGGCCTCCGGGCCGCGGCGGCCTTCCCTGTGTTGGCGGGCAGCGAGGTCGTCGGCGTACTGGAGTTCTTCGCCAACTGCGTGCTGGAGCCCGATGAGAAGCTGCTGCACCTGATGGCACAGATCGGCGTCCAGATGGGGCGAGTGGTCGAACGCAAACGCGCCGAAGAGCAACTGGTCGACGCCTTCCATGATCCGCTGACCGGCCTGCCCAACCGCGCGCTCTTCTCTGATCGACTCTCCCGCGCGGTAGCTCGCTGCAACCGGCACCGGGAAGCAGCCTTCGCCGTCCTGTTCATCGACCTCGACCGCTTCAAATTGGTCAACGACAGCCTCGGACACCTCGCCGGCGACTTGTTGATCATCCAGGTCGCCACGCGCCTGGGTGGCTGCCTGCGACAGACCGACACACTGGCACGCATGGGCGGCGATGAATTCACCATCCTGCTGGACTGCATCGGCAATCCCGACGCCCCGGTACGAGTCGCCGAGCGCCTTCTCGACGCCCTGGAGCCACCTTTCCTGATCAATGGCGAGCAGCTCTATATCAGCGCCAGCATCGGTATCGCGCCAAGCGACCTGGGTTACGAATCGGCCGAGGAAATCCTGCGCCACGCGGACCTCGCCATGTATCGCGCCAAGACGCTGGGCAAGCACCGCTTCGAGATGTTCGACCACAGCCTGCACGAGCTGGCGGTGGGCCGGCTGACCCTGGAAACACGCCTGCGCAACGCCCTGCAAAATGGCGAGTTCGTGCTCCATTACCAGCCCATCGTCTGCCTGGCCAGCGGGGAACTGGTCGGTGTCGAAGCACTGGTGCGCTGGCAGGTTCCAGAAGGAGACCTGGTCTACCCAGGCGAATTCATCCAGGTTGCCGAAGATACTGGACTGATTCTGCCCCTCGGATTGTGGGTGCTGCGCGAAGCCTGCCGCAGTGTGGCTCGCTGGCAACGCGAGCTGCCAACTCAGCCGCCACTGACAGTCAGCATCAACCTCTCCGCCCGGCAGTTCGCGCAACACGACCTGGTACTGCAAGTGGGCGCCATCATCAATGAAGCCGGCATCCTTCCAGATTGCGTGCATTTGGAAATCACCGAGAGCGTATCCATGGCCGACTCCGAGCGGACCATCATCGTGCTCCAGCAACTACACGACCTCGGCGTACGCATCAGCATCGACGACTTCGGCACGGGCTACTCCTCCCTGAGCTACCTGCATCGCTTCCGGCTGGACGTCCTGAAGATCGACCGCTCGTTCATGATCCAGCTAGACCAGTGCCCGGAAGGCCTGCAAATCGTGCAAACCATCCTCAGCCTGGCCCGCAACCTGGGACTGGAAGTCGTAGCAGAAGGAGTCGAGACCCAACGGCACCTGACGATTCTCAAATCCCTGGGCTGTGATTTCGGCCAGGGCTACTACTTCGCCAAGCCCCTACCCGAGCCCGCCCTCATCGCGCTGCTTCAGGACAGACCGCAGCCCCTTGGGCAAACAGGGACCGATCCCGGCGCTTTCGTCACGCCAATCCAATAA
- a CDS encoding HAD family hydrolase — protein MNATLSKYECLVFDCDGVILDSNRIKTDAFYRAALDYGKDPATKLVEFHVANGGISRYKKFEHFFRDILNRTSWDSELEVVLENYANFVRDGLLTCAIAPGLEKLREITADSRWLIVSGGDQAELGDVFMARGLTEYFDGGIFGSPTPKDVILEREIERQNIQKPALFIGDSRFDHQCAAAAGLDFVFLSAWSEFKEWSAYFSDKKIVIQDSIESLLNTQIAGQA, from the coding sequence ATGAATGCCACTCTGAGCAAGTACGAGTGCCTGGTCTTCGACTGCGACGGGGTTATATTGGACTCCAATCGGATAAAAACCGATGCCTTCTACCGAGCGGCGCTGGACTATGGAAAGGACCCAGCCACCAAGCTTGTGGAATTCCACGTCGCAAATGGTGGTATTTCTCGCTATAAAAAATTCGAGCATTTCTTCCGCGACATCCTGAACAGGACATCGTGGGACAGCGAACTCGAGGTAGTCCTTGAAAACTACGCAAACTTTGTCCGCGATGGACTCCTGACCTGCGCCATCGCGCCCGGCCTCGAAAAGCTGCGCGAGATCACTGCCGACAGCCGCTGGCTGATTGTTTCGGGCGGCGATCAGGCAGAGCTGGGGGACGTATTCATGGCCCGCGGTCTGACGGAATACTTCGACGGCGGCATCTTTGGCAGCCCAACGCCAAAGGACGTCATACTGGAAAGAGAAATCGAGCGGCAAAACATTCAGAAGCCAGCGTTGTTCATTGGCGACAGCCGCTTCGATCATCAGTGCGCCGCGGCGGCTGGGCTGGACTTCGTGTTCCTGAGCGCGTGGAGCGAATTCAAAGAGTGGTCGGCATATTTCAGCGACAAAAAAATTGTCATTCAGGACAGTATCGAGTCGCTTCTCAACACGCAAATTGCCGGCCAGGCATAG
- a CDS encoding 3-deoxy-manno-octulosonate cytidylyltransferase, whose amino-acid sequence MKKEHNFSVIIPARYESSRLPGKPLVEICGIPMIIRTYDQCAKACPPEKIFVATDDDRIKTVCEAHGIQVLMTSKDCLTGTDRVAECARLIDSEVFINVQGDEPLFNPQDLRSIIEKISDFPGDVLNGFCPILEEEHFRSTSTPKVVMRPDGRLLYMSRATIPGTKDDRFITGHRQVCVYAFPRKALEAFSSQTKKTPLESIEDIEILRFLELGWEVRMIELSTSSIAVDNPEDVLRAEAAIQEGKLP is encoded by the coding sequence TTGAAGAAAGAGCACAATTTCAGCGTTATCATTCCGGCACGATATGAGTCCAGCCGACTTCCCGGAAAGCCACTCGTAGAGATATGCGGCATTCCGATGATCATAAGAACCTATGATCAATGTGCAAAGGCCTGCCCTCCGGAAAAGATCTTCGTCGCAACTGACGACGATAGAATCAAGACCGTCTGCGAAGCACATGGCATCCAGGTCCTGATGACCTCGAAAGATTGCCTCACCGGCACGGACCGGGTCGCCGAATGCGCAAGATTGATTGACTCTGAAGTGTTCATCAATGTCCAGGGGGACGAACCCCTGTTCAATCCGCAGGACCTCAGATCGATTATCGAAAAGATCAGTGATTTCCCGGGTGATGTCCTCAACGGCTTCTGCCCCATACTGGAGGAAGAGCACTTCCGCAGTACCAGTACACCGAAAGTTGTAATGCGTCCTGATGGGCGACTGCTCTATATGTCCCGCGCGACAATTCCCGGAACGAAAGACGACAGGTTCATTACTGGCCATCGCCAGGTTTGCGTTTATGCCTTCCCCCGCAAAGCACTCGAGGCTTTCAGCTCGCAAACGAAAAAGACTCCACTGGAAAGCATAGAGGACATCGAAATCCTTCGCTTCCTGGAACTTGGCTGGGAAGTAAGGATGATCGAACTGTCCACCAGTTCAATCGCCGTGGACAATCCCGAGGACGTGTTGCGCGCCGAAGCTGCAATTCAGGAAGGCAAGCTCCCATGA
- a CDS encoding ABC transporter substrate-binding protein — MKNYKKILLAAAATLAFGTSAVAADKLKIGTEGAYPPFNLIDASGQAGGFDVEIAQALCAKMKAECEVVTSDWDGIIPALNAKKFDFLAASMSITEERKQAVDFTDPYYTNKLQFIAPKGTDFKTDKASLKGKVIGAQRATIAGTWLEDNMKDVVDIKLYDTQENAYLDLSSGRVDGVLADKFVNWEWLKSDAGKDFEFKGDPVFDNDKIAIAVRKGDPLREKLNAALKEIVADGTYKKINDKYFPFSIY, encoded by the coding sequence ATGAAGAACTACAAGAAGATTCTGCTGGCCGCGGCCGCTACCCTCGCCTTCGGCACCAGCGCCGTCGCCGCCGACAAGCTCAAGATCGGCACCGAAGGCGCCTATCCTCCCTTCAACCTGATCGATGCCAGCGGCCAGGCCGGCGGCTTCGACGTCGAGATCGCCCAGGCTCTCTGCGCCAAGATGAAGGCCGAGTGCGAAGTGGTCACCTCCGACTGGGACGGCATCATCCCCGCCCTGAACGCCAAGAAATTCGACTTCCTCGCCGCCTCCATGTCCATCACCGAAGAGCGCAAGCAGGCCGTCGACTTCACCGACCCCTATTACACCAACAAGCTGCAGTTCATTGCCCCGAAAGGCACTGACTTCAAGACTGACAAGGCAAGCCTGAAAGGCAAGGTGATCGGCGCCCAGCGCGCGACCATCGCCGGCACCTGGCTGGAAGACAACATGAAGGACGTTGTCGACATCAAGCTGTACGACACCCAGGAAAACGCCTACCTCGACCTGTCCTCCGGTCGCGTCGACGGCGTGTTGGCCGACAAGTTCGTGAACTGGGAATGGCTCAAGAGCGACGCGGGCAAGGACTTCGAGTTCAAGGGCGACCCGGTATTCGACAACGACAAGATCGCCATTGCCGTGCGCAAGGGTGACCCGCTGCGCGAGAAGCTGAACGCCGCGCTGAAGGAAATCGTTGCCGACGGCACCTACAAGAAGATCAACGACAAGTACTTCCCCTTCAGCATCTACTGA
- a CDS encoding oxidative damage protection protein, protein MTRTIMCRKYKEELPGLERPPYPGAKGEDIFNNVSKKAWDEWQAHQTMLINERRLNMMNAEDRKFLQAEMDKFLSGEDYAQAEGYVPPSA, encoded by the coding sequence ATGACCCGCACCATCATGTGCCGCAAATACAAAGAGGAACTGCCGGGCCTCGAGCGTCCGCCGTATCCGGGCGCCAAGGGCGAGGACATCTTCAACAACGTCTCGAAGAAGGCCTGGGATGAGTGGCAGGCCCACCAGACCATGCTGATCAACGAGCGCCGCCTGAACATGATGAACGCCGAGGACCGCAAGTTCCTACAGGCTGAAATGGACAAGTTCCTTTCCGGCGAGGACTACGCCCAGGCAGAGGGTTACGTCCCCCCAAGCGCGTAA